Proteins found in one Trichoplusia ni isolate ovarian cell line Hi5 chromosome 14, tn1, whole genome shotgun sequence genomic segment:
- the LOC113500560 gene encoding creatine transporter-like: MAGGDYAMNKAEPNGKPVEVVNNDNPERASWGRPLEFILACLGYAVGLGNVWRFPYLAYRNGGGAFLIPFFLMLLIIGLPIFFLELYVGQYTGIGPLQAFSAISPFFSGLGYCTLVVITLISINFMIIIAWTLFYTIVSIAGNLDWGSCENPYNTDACYSGEYDKACRENNTGAASDLTYYMRQCMSIGQICMDTGFLPYDGNYCMNVTETVPWYSNATRILASEEYYK; the protein is encoded by the exons atggcTGGTGGCGATTACGCTATGAATAAG GCCGAACCGAACGGAAAACCAGTGGAAGTAGTTAATAATGATAACCCAGAGCGAGCCTCATGGGGTCGCCCCTTGGAGTTCATCCTCGCCTGTCTGGGATACGCCGTGGGTCTGGGTAACGTCTGGAGGTTCCCCTACCTAGCCTACAGAAATGGCGGCg GTGCTTTCCTTATACCATTCTTCCTCATGTTATTAATTATTGGGCTTCCCATCTTCTTCCTCGAGTTGTACGTTGGTCAGTACACCGGTATTGGACCCCTGCAGGCTTTCTCCGCTATATCGCCTTTCTTCAGTGGCCTTGGATACTGCACTCTGGTCGTCATCACTCTGATCTCCATCAACTTCATGATTATCATCGCGTGGACTCTGTTCTATACCATTGTGTCTATCGCCGGGAATTTGGATTGGGGATCTTGTGAAAATCCCTACAATACtgatg cttGCTACAGCGGTGAATACGACAAAGCTTGCCGAGAAAACAATACAGGCGCAGCTTCTGATCTTACTTATTACATGAGACAGTGTATGAGCATCGGACAAATCTGTATGGACACCGGATTCTTGCCATACGACGGAAATTATTGCATGAATGTGACTGAAACCGTGCCTTGGTACTCAAATGCTACCAGGATTTTGGCTTCTGAAGAGTATTACAAGTAA